In Engraulis encrasicolus isolate BLACKSEA-1 unplaced genomic scaffold, IST_EnEncr_1.0 scaffold_1479_np1212, whole genome shotgun sequence, the genomic stretch TGACTGTGCAGTGCCAAAGGCAGCCCGTGAACCTCTCGAACTCGCAATGCTTCTGTACACGTTCAGCAAACGCGAATAACCACTTGGCCAAGGCCGACGGCAGCCATACTCCAGCACCACACTCACACCACAACACTCACTTACTGATACACCACCTTGGTTGGTTCATGTTACTGATCTTTCATGTTTTGTAAATAaggtataaggttggagcaggttcacacactaaacaggacacaaaggtcaagcacaaggagttgttttattttagtcagagcagggtagagcagacgtttcaggctgttgccttcatcagtgctctctgtgctcgcacgacttgtgcttgacctttgtgtcttgtttagtgtgcgaacctgctccaaccttatacctTACTTCTTTTCGGTCCACGCACATAGTTATTTTtcgtaacatctagagcgcaacaatatcctTACCTCCTAATGTTTTGTAAACAAACCTTTTGTTTGAACAAAAAGGCACAAATCGGCGTGGTACGAGCCAGTGGTCGTGACACTGTTCAGCTAGAGCTTACTTCACTCCTGCTAAGACGGCGCTTTCTATCTTAactcattgatgcctgatgttgcgttgcccTGGCGCTTGGAGCTGTATtaagcaacattcaggctcatgagatttgagacaacttatttgaaaatctgtttgtttgaggtgaatgaacacattctaatgaaagattagggttttagcgtttaaatgcaacttagtgcatatttttatgtacttcagaagctgagattgTCATGAGCTCGCTCCTTGGCATCCTTCTTTGAGCTCTTGgctcttgtctctctctgtctctctgtctctgtctctctctctctgaccccgtctctctgtctctctctctctctctctgaccctgtgtgtctctctgtctctctctctctctctctctctctgaccccgtctctctctctctctctctctctgaccccgtctctctgtctgtctctctctctctctctctctctctctgccttgctctctctctctctctctttctgaccctctctgtgtctctgtctctctgtctctctctgccttgctctctctctctctctctctctctctctctacccgtctgccttgctctctctgcctgcctgtcttgttctcattctgtctctctctctctctctctctctctctctctctctgtcagtctggtctgtctgtcgttttgtgtgtctgtctatctggttgTCTCTGTCTACCTGATTCCCTCTACCTGTTAACTACCTTAATTACTTTCTATCATCTGCCACtctactctctgttctgtctctgctctgtctgattgTCCTCACCTGTCTCTACTCATTGTGTCTCGTTAACCTCCCAGCTGTATCCCATCTCCCTCGTGATTCCTCTGTGTATATCtagtcctgtctttgtgtttgtccttgtcggATCGTCTGCAAACCTTGCATGTTTCGTGTTTGTATCTGTCCACCTGAACCCCCTGTCTGTAATTCCGACCTTGAACCTGTTCCCGTACCCGCACCTGTACCTGCGCTTCCTCCTGGACCCggacccgaacccgaacccgatcTGCTGGACCTCCTGATCTTGACTCGGACCTGTCTACAACTCCTCTGATCTCCTGCCCCGGTAATTTTGACCTGTCTTCCGGTTCCTACTACGATTTCTGCTCTGCCCTTGACTGCACTACTGCTTCGGTTCAtctgtcctgttgtgtgtgtgcttcccccaGGATTTCCAGCCACGAGcccggaccctccaccaccacctagaAGAGGTGCCGCTCAACCACTgggggacacgcacacacaggctcacggACTTCATTCCCAACTCCCCTTTCCCTGTTCCTCAATAAAACTGTTGAACGTGACGCATTTGGGTCCTCGTCTGTCCTGGTTCATGACAGTACGATCCGACCAGGATGGACCCAGCGCACGCCACACCCCGCCAGACTTCTGATGACCCCGAATCACCTACTGCCATCCAGCTTCGTCACCACATCCAAAAACAAGAGCAACAGATCCAGCAGAACCAAGAACAACTTGACAAGCTCACAGAATGGCTGGCCCTCCGGAATGCTTTGCCTCTGTCCAGCCCCGGTCCAGCCCCGTCCACTCTGCCTCCTAGTCCAGCCCCGTCCACTCTgcctcccagtccagccccgtcCACTCTGCCCGTCTGTTCAGCTCCagcctgtccatctgtccatccgaCCCAGCAGCCTGACATCGCTACCTGCCTCAAACATTTGGAGGAATTTTACACCCTGAGGAAGAGGTTGACGCCAGCCCTCAACTCCGTGATGAACACCAAGAGGCAGCTGGTGGCAGTGAGAATTCTTACCGACACCCTGCAGCAGAGGCCATGGCTGCTACAGTTTGGCCTCACTGATGAAAGGGAGAGCATGCAGCTTCATGAGAAGCAATTGAGACTTCTGCTGGCAGTGGAAGAAAGAGCAGCCTTGGCCAACCCATCTCACCTAGACCCAGAGCCTGATGCTGCTGAGACGCCAGTTCACGAGCCGAACGCAGCTGAAACGCCAACCTCCGAAGACCCGCCGAGGGGTCCGTCCGGGACCCTCCAAGGCGTTTCTTCATCCGGGCCCCCCGAAGACGTCGCTCCGTCCAGGACACCAGAAGACGTCGTTCCGTCCTGGACACCGAAAGACGTCGCTCCGTCCGGGACCCCCGAAGGCGTCGTTCCGTCCGGGACCCCCGAAGGCGTCGTTCCGTCCGggacccccgaaggcgccgttccgtcccggacccccgaaggcgccgttccgtcccggacccccgaaggcgccgtTCCGTCCGGACCCCCGGAAGACGTCGTTCCGTCCCGGACCCCCGAAGGTGCCGTTCCGTCCGGACCCCCGGAAGACGTCGTTCCGTCCGGGACCCCCAAAGACGTCGTTCTGTCCGGGACCCCCAAAGACGTCGTTCTGTCCGGGACCCCCAGAGACGTCGTTTCGTCCGGGAcccccaaaggttgcctgttcagGCCCCTCCAGGACCCCCAGAAGACAATCCTTCCATCGCACGGGCCCCAGAAGACGACCTATCCCGCCCCCCTGGACCTACGAAGGGTTTCGTTCGCCTTCCTGGACCCTCTCGCGAAGGCGTCAGGGCGTCGTTCCGTCTTGGACCCCCGAAGACGTCGTTCAGGCAGAGTTCCCTGAAGACGTTGCTCTGTCCGGGACCCCCACTCTGGCTGAGACCCCCGCTCTGGCTGAGACCCTCGATTTGTCTGAGGCCCCTGGCCGCAATACCGTCCACCTGCCTGACCTCTCTGCAGCTGAATCCCCAATCCTGTCCGCAGCCGGACCCCCAATCCTGTTTGTAGCTGGACCCCTGGCCCTCTCTGCAGCCAGACCCCAGGCCCTGTCCGCCTGTCCTGATGCCGGcccccctgatctgcctgacccgcctaatggcggcccccctgatctgcctgacccgcctgatggcggcccccctgatctgcctgacccgcctaatggcggcccccctgatctgcctgacccGCCTAATGGCGGCCCCCCTGACCTGCCTGACCCGCCTGATGGCGGACTCCCTGATATGCCTGACCCGCTGGACACCAGTCTCGCAACTGTCCACACCCCTAGGCCCGTGACTGGCGCAGCCCTCCAAGAAGATGGCCATCCTGCCGTGTCCACCTGTGGCTATGAAGTCGCCACCTCTGATGGACCTGTGGCTGCCCTTTTGCCTGCTGGCACTGCCTCCAGCCCCACTGGCTCTGCCCCTGTCCTtgatggctccgcccctggtcccgATGGCTCTGCCCCTGTCCTTGATGGCCTGTCTCTTGGTTCTGTGAGCTCCGCCCCCACTCCTGCTGACTCCGCCCCCTGTCCAGATGACCCTGGCCACTGCCCAGGTGGCTCCGCCCACAATCCCGCCTCTCCTGTTCCTGATCCCACCTCCCAGTGTGCTCCAGATCCTGCGTCTGCTGACCCTGCCTACCTGTCTtcgtctgcctgccagcctgccctgTCTCCTGCATACCTACCTCCCCAATTATCTCCTGTTTCCACACCTTTCCCAAGTCCTGTATCCCAGCCTGTCCCGCCTCTTGTGTCCCATGTGTTCAAGTCTGTTCCACCTCCTGTGCACAAACCTGATCTCACGTCTGACCATCATCCAGTGCTTCCTGGACCCCTGCTTGTTCCCGTGCCAGTCACCATCCCTGTAACTGTACCTCTCACTGTCCAAGTGTCAGTCCCTGTCTGCATCCAAGTACCTACCCCTGTGTCTGTCAGAGTCCCTGTCTTTGTTCCAGCCCATTCAGCAAccctttgtccagcacctgtctTCGTCAACGTCGTTGTGACTGTACCTGTCCCTGTCATCGTTCCAGTCATTGTTCCTGTGTCTGTCCCCGTTACTGTGCCTTTAAAAGTCCCTGTGTTTGTTCCTGTGAATGTACCCCGCACTGCTGTGTCAGCCTCTGGACCACCACCTgtgccctctgcctctgcctctgcccatcCCACGACCTGTGCCACATCCTCAGCCCGTTCCTGTGCTTCGACCTATTCCTCTGCCTCGGCACGGCCCTCTGCCCCTGCCCGTGCCTCTGCTTCTGCCGGACTCTCTGACTCGCCCTATCCCTCCGCTGGTTCCCCCCTCCGCCCGCCCGGTTTGGTGGAGCCTCtttttgggacttctggggccgtcccttgaggggggggttctgtcatgagcTCGCTCCTTGGCATCCTTCTTTGAGCT encodes the following:
- the LOC134442379 gene encoding uncharacterized protein DKFZp434B061-like, with the protein product MDPAHATPRQTSDDPESPTAIQLRHHIQKQEQQIQQNQEQLDKLTEWLALRNALPLSSPGPAPSTLPPSPAPSTLPPSPAPSTLPVCSAPACPSVHPTQQPDIATCLKHLEEFYTLRKRLTPALNSVMNTKRQLVAVRILTDTLQQRPWLLQFGLTDERESMQLHEKQLRLLLAVEERAALANPSHLDPEPDAAETPVHEPNAAETPTSEDPPRGPSGTLQGVSSSGPPEDVAPSRTPEDVVPSWTPKDVAPSGTPEGVVPSGTPEGVVPSGTPEGAVPCRSVRTPGRRRSVRDPQRRRSVRDPQRRRSVRDPQRRRFVRDPQRLPVQAPPGPPEDNPSIARAPEDDLSRPPGPTKGFVRLPGPSREGVRASFRLGPPKTSFRQSSLKTLLCPGPPLWLRPPLWLRPSICLRPLAAIPSTCLTSLQLNPQSCPQPDPQSCL